From Woronichinia naegeliana WA131, the proteins below share one genomic window:
- a CDS encoding IS1-like element transposase, producing MPEVKEKIAEMAMNGSGIRDTARVLRISPSTVISELKKKSLV from the coding sequence GAAGTAAAGGAAAAGATTGCCGAAATGGCAATGAATGGTAGTGGCATAAGGGATACAGCCCGTGTGCTGAGGATTAGTCCATCAACAGTGATTAGTGAACTAAAAAAAAAGAGTCTAGTTTAG